Proteins from a genomic interval of Amycolatopsis sp. cg13:
- a CDS encoding pentapeptide repeat-containing protein, with the protein MDKRPALRPIPRWVIWAGLPAMVALAGVAVWVLLAFAPDSAQLDAIRTGGTLGVGLGGAVALWLAVRRQRSTELDLLQKEAAHRLAEQVAADTREHQLRTAADAREDALARRVTEQYGKAVDQLGSERAPVRLGGLYALERLGQDHADGPLRQMIADVLCAYLRMPSDDTAEEAQVRRTAQKIIANHSRPGGERHWPGLLLDFSWAQLDQADFRNCQFADTIFTGTTFDGFTRFNGAIFSHSVDFTESTFTDIAYFTAAKFNGESYFRNADFDEYTRFNKVDFAGFTSFGDARFQRVVTFHSAPFSELAVFEDAQFGDNVDFDRTVFSVPPDFNGARARLGPEDHIRYGWPGSWILGDPEDGWAPLLQLR; encoded by the coding sequence GTGGACAAACGACCGGCGTTGCGACCGATACCGCGGTGGGTGATCTGGGCTGGGCTTCCGGCGATGGTGGCGCTGGCCGGGGTGGCGGTGTGGGTGCTGCTCGCTTTCGCGCCGGATTCGGCGCAGCTTGATGCGATCCGGACTGGCGGGACGCTCGGAGTCGGGCTCGGTGGTGCGGTCGCGTTGTGGTTGGCGGTGCGACGGCAGCGGTCGACCGAGTTGGATTTGCTGCAGAAGGAGGCGGCGCATCGGCTTGCAGAGCAAGTCGCTGCGGACACTCGGGAACATCAGCTTCGTACGGCCGCTGATGCGCGGGAGGATGCGCTGGCTCGGCGGGTGACGGAGCAGTATGGGAAGGCTGTTGACCAGCTTGGTTCGGAGCGCGCTCCGGTGCGGTTGGGTGGGCTGTACGCACTGGAGCGGCTTGGGCAGGACCACGCGGATGGCCCGTTGCGGCAGATGATCGCCGACGTGTTGTGCGCTTATCTCCGGATGCCGTCGGATGACACGGCGGAGGAGGCGCAGGTTCGGCGCACCGCGCAGAAGATCATCGCTAACCATTCCCGCCCAGGCGGGGAGCGGCATTGGCCCGGCCTGCTACTCGACTTCTCCTGGGCGCAACTCGACCAGGCCGACTTCCGTAATTGCCAATTCGCTGACACCATCTTCACTGGAACCACTTTCGACGGTTTCACTCGATTTAACGGCGCCATATTTTCCCATAGCGTTGATTTCACCGAATCAACCTTCACCGATATCGCATACTTTACCGCCGCAAAATTCAACGGAGAGTCTTACTTCCGCAACGCCGATTTCGATGAGTACACCCGATTCAACAAGGTCGACTTCGCCGGGTTCACCTCTTTCGGAGATGCGAGATTCCAACGCGTTGTCACCTTTCACTCAGCACCTTTTTCCGAGCTGGCAGTATTCGAAGACGCGCAGTTCGGCGACAACGTCGATTTCGATCGGACCGTGTTCTCCGTTCCGCCCGACTTCAATGGAGCACGGGCTCGGCTGGGCCCAGAGGATCACATCAGATACGGCTGGCCGGGTTCGTGGATACTCGGCGATCCCGAGGACGGTTGGGCGCCGCTGCTCCAGTTACGCTGA
- a CDS encoding GNAT family N-acetyltransferase translates to MPDSVLAERVATVRAFNRLYTGVIGVLDEGPADAEYSLSEARVLFELAQQDQLQVSDLRKRLALDGGYASRLLGRLETRGLVTRERCADDARRQLVTLTAEGHAAFADLDHRSASQIGGLLDQFADADQRRLLGAMGTITALVGEQSPEPAVTVRAPRPGDLGWVVHRHGALYAAEYGLNERFEAMVARVVADFAEHREDPRQAGWIAELDGERVGSIFCTPSDEEGTAKLRLLLLEPAARGHGVGKRLVRECVEFAAAQGYRAMELWTLSLLAAARGIYRGAGFELVGEEETDAFGPLVTGETWRREL, encoded by the coding sequence GTGCCGGATTCCGTCCTCGCCGAACGCGTTGCCACGGTTCGTGCTTTCAACCGGCTCTACACCGGCGTGATCGGCGTCCTCGACGAGGGACCCGCCGACGCCGAATACTCGCTGAGCGAAGCGCGAGTGCTGTTCGAACTCGCCCAACAGGACCAGCTGCAGGTCAGTGATCTGCGCAAACGGCTCGCCCTGGACGGCGGCTACGCGAGCAGGCTGCTCGGCCGCCTGGAAACCCGCGGCCTCGTCACCCGCGAACGCTGCGCGGACGACGCACGCCGCCAGCTCGTCACGCTCACCGCCGAAGGGCACGCCGCGTTCGCCGATCTCGACCACCGGTCGGCCAGCCAAATCGGCGGCCTCCTCGACCAGTTCGCGGACGCTGACCAGCGCCGTCTGCTCGGCGCGATGGGGACCATCACCGCGCTCGTCGGCGAACAGTCACCGGAACCGGCGGTCACCGTGCGCGCACCACGTCCAGGCGACCTCGGCTGGGTGGTGCACCGGCACGGCGCGTTGTACGCCGCGGAGTACGGCCTCAACGAACGCTTCGAAGCCATGGTCGCGCGCGTGGTCGCCGATTTCGCCGAACACCGCGAAGACCCTCGCCAAGCCGGCTGGATCGCCGAACTCGACGGGGAACGAGTCGGCAGTATTTTCTGCACTCCCAGCGACGAGGAAGGCACCGCGAAACTCCGGCTGCTCCTGCTGGAACCGGCCGCGCGCGGACACGGCGTCGGCAAACGGCTGGTGCGCGAATGCGTCGAATTCGCCGCCGCGCAGGGGTATCGGGCGATGGAGCTGTGGACGCTGTCCCTGCTCGCCGCCGCCCGCGGGATCTACCGCGGCGCCGGATTCGAACTCGTCGGCGAAGAGGAGACAGACGCGTTCGGCCCCCTCGTGACCGGCGAAACCTGGCGGCGGGAGTTATAG
- a CDS encoding ATP-binding protein: MDPIRNPFAPGAGQRPPELAGRERELKAFEVVLERVARGRPERSLVLTGLRGVGKTVLLGELRSMAVRHRWGAGKIEARPDAELRRPLSAALHRAIRDLAVRHRAPDRVEEVLGVLKAFALKANKPDAKLRDRWQPGIDVPAAQGRADSGDIEIDLVELFTDVAELAADVGTGVALLIDEIQDLQPDDVSALCAACHELSQSGAPLVVVGAGLPHVPAVLSASKSYSERLFRYSRIDRLSREDADYAVMAPIEREDAGIEPEALDALFDASGGYPYFIQAYGKAAWDAAPADPITVKDVQVAAPEAESELAVGFFGSRYERATPAEREYLLAMAELTQGRDEAAGTADVAVYLGRKPSSLSPARDSLMKKGLVYSAERGQIAFTVPHFGHYLLGRD; encoded by the coding sequence GTGGACCCCATCCGCAACCCCTTCGCGCCCGGTGCCGGGCAGCGGCCGCCGGAGCTGGCAGGCCGGGAAAGGGAGCTGAAGGCGTTCGAGGTCGTGCTCGAACGCGTCGCTCGCGGACGCCCCGAACGCAGTCTCGTGCTCACTGGCCTGCGCGGCGTCGGCAAGACGGTGTTGCTGGGGGAGTTGCGGTCGATGGCCGTCCGGCACCGGTGGGGCGCGGGCAAGATCGAGGCGCGACCGGACGCGGAACTGCGCCGTCCGTTGTCCGCGGCCCTGCATCGGGCGATCCGCGACCTCGCCGTGCGGCATCGCGCGCCGGACCGGGTCGAGGAAGTGCTCGGGGTGCTGAAGGCGTTCGCGCTCAAGGCGAACAAGCCGGACGCGAAGCTGCGCGACCGCTGGCAGCCCGGCATCGACGTGCCCGCCGCGCAGGGCCGGGCGGATTCCGGCGACATCGAGATCGACCTGGTCGAACTGTTCACCGACGTCGCCGAGCTGGCCGCGGACGTCGGCACCGGCGTCGCGCTGCTGATCGACGAGATCCAAGACCTGCAGCCGGACGACGTCTCGGCGCTGTGCGCGGCTTGCCATGAGCTGTCGCAGTCCGGCGCGCCGCTGGTCGTGGTCGGGGCGGGGCTGCCGCATGTGCCCGCGGTGCTGTCGGCGTCTAAGTCGTACTCCGAGCGGCTCTTCCGCTACTCGCGCATCGACCGGCTCAGCCGTGAGGACGCCGACTACGCGGTGATGGCCCCGATCGAACGCGAGGACGCCGGGATCGAACCGGAGGCGCTCGACGCGCTCTTCGACGCGTCCGGCGGCTATCCGTACTTCATCCAGGCCTACGGCAAAGCCGCCTGGGACGCCGCGCCCGCGGACCCGATCACGGTCAAGGACGTGCAGGTCGCCGCGCCCGAGGCGGAGTCCGAGCTGGCGGTCGGGTTCTTCGGGTCGCGCTACGAACGCGCGACGCCCGCCGAACGCGAGTACCTGCTCGCGATGGCCGAGCTGACCCAAGGCCGCGACGAGGCCGCCGGAACCGCCGATGTGGCCGTCTACCTGGGGCGCAAGCCCTCGTCGCTGTCGCCGGCGCGCGACAGTCTGATGAAGAAAGGCCTGGTCTACTCCGCCGAACGCGGCCAGATCGCCTTTACCGTGCCGCACTTCGGGCACTACCTGCTCGGCCGGGACTGA
- a CDS encoding peroxidase-related enzyme (This protein belongs to a clade of uncharacterized proteins related to peroxidases such as the alkylhydroperoxidase AhpD.) has product MTNPVSRFPVTELEDLPDDLRERIGAIAEKSGFTPNIFRALGHRPAELRAFLDYHDALMEREGGLTKAERELVVVATSGANHCTYCIVAHGAILRIRAKDPELSDQVATNPWQVELDERGRAIVDLALALSRDSALFGEGDLAMAREAGLTEDEIWDVGAITALFAMSNRLAHLTALKPNPEFYLMGRQKR; this is encoded by the coding sequence ATGACCAACCCCGTGAGCCGGTTCCCCGTGACGGAACTCGAAGACCTTCCCGACGATCTCCGCGAGCGCATCGGTGCCATCGCGGAGAAATCCGGCTTCACGCCGAACATCTTCCGTGCCCTAGGCCACCGGCCCGCAGAACTCCGCGCGTTCCTCGACTACCACGACGCCCTCATGGAGCGCGAAGGCGGACTCACCAAAGCCGAACGCGAACTGGTCGTCGTAGCCACCTCCGGCGCGAACCACTGCACTTACTGCATCGTCGCGCACGGGGCCATCCTGCGGATCCGCGCGAAGGATCCCGAGCTGTCCGACCAGGTCGCGACCAACCCGTGGCAAGTCGAACTCGACGAGCGCGGCCGGGCGATTGTCGATCTGGCCCTCGCACTGTCTCGCGATTCCGCGTTGTTCGGCGAGGGCGATCTCGCGATGGCGCGCGAGGCGGGGTTGACCGAGGACGAGATCTGGGACGTCGGCGCGATCACGGCGTTGTTCGCGATGTCCAACCGGCTCGCGCATTTGACCGCGCTCAAGCCGAATCCGGAGTTTTACTTGATGGGGCGTCAGAAACGATAG
- a CDS encoding MerR family transcriptional regulator → MVRTEWSIQDIARSAGTTSRTLRHYDAVGLLPPTRIGGNGYRYYDENSLVRLQRILLLRELGLGLPAIAEVLDGQRDGVAALETHLALLKREQQRIGRQIDSVRTTLRKLKGGERLMAEEMFEGFDHTQYKEEVTQRWGADAYRKGDQWWSSLSAAEKKAHQQEQVDIGFAFGAARDAGHDASSAETQAVTARLHEWLKPTGMEISKGYFTGLGHMYVADPRYGAYDEKHGPGTAEYIRDAMKIYAERNLTD, encoded by the coding sequence GTGGTCAGGACGGAATGGTCGATCCAGGACATCGCCCGGTCCGCGGGCACGACGAGCAGGACCCTGCGGCATTACGACGCCGTCGGGCTCCTGCCGCCGACGCGGATCGGCGGCAACGGCTACCGCTACTACGACGAGAACTCGCTCGTCCGGTTGCAGCGGATCCTGCTGCTGCGCGAACTGGGCTTGGGCCTGCCCGCGATCGCCGAGGTGCTCGACGGGCAACGCGACGGCGTCGCGGCGCTCGAAACGCACCTGGCGCTGCTCAAGCGAGAGCAGCAGCGGATCGGGCGGCAGATCGATTCCGTGCGGACCACGCTTCGAAAACTGAAGGGAGGTGAACGACTGATGGCAGAGGAAATGTTCGAGGGATTCGACCACACTCAGTACAAGGAAGAGGTCACCCAGCGCTGGGGAGCCGACGCCTACCGCAAGGGCGACCAGTGGTGGAGTTCACTGTCGGCGGCCGAGAAGAAGGCCCACCAGCAGGAACAGGTCGACATCGGCTTCGCGTTCGGCGCCGCTCGCGACGCTGGTCACGACGCCAGTTCGGCTGAGACGCAGGCTGTCACCGCACGGCTGCACGAGTGGCTGAAGCCCACCGGGATGGAGATCTCGAAGGGCTACTTCACCGGTCTCGGGCACATGTATGTCGCCGACCCGCGGTACGGCGCGTACGACGAGAAGCACGGCCCCGGCACGGCCGAGTACATCCGCGACGCGATGAAGATCTACGCGGAGCGGAACCTGACGGACTAA